The Duganella sp. BuS-21 sequence GCGCGCGGTGATGGCATGGTAAACGGCGCGCTCGTTGATCTCGGAGGTGGTGAGGCCGGCCAGCATCTTCACGCGCAGCAGCTCGGGGATCAGCGAGGCGGAGGCGCTGATGGAACCGACGCGCAGCACCGGCGACAGCGTCTTGGAGAAGCTGCCGACACGGATCACGCGCCGCAACCCGTCCATGGCGGCCAGCGAAGCTTCGCCGCGCGGCGCCAGTTCGCGGTAGATGTCGTCCTCCACCAGCCAGAAGTCGAACTGCTCGGCCAAGGCCAGCAGGCGGTGCGCCTGGGCGGCGCTGAGCGAGGTGCCGAGCGGATTTTGCAGCACCGTGTTGACGAACATGAGCTTGGGCTGCACCAGCGCCGCCTGCTGCGCCAGCAGATCCAGATCCAGTCCGTGTTCGCCGCGCGGGATGCCGACCGCGATGCAGCCGTGGTGGCGGATCAGCGACAGCAGGTTGCTGTAACCCGGATCTTCCACGAACACGGTGTCGCCCGGCTTGGTCAGGGTGCGCAGCGCCAGGTCGAAGGCATGGGTGGCGCCGTGGGTCAGCAGGATTTGTTCGGCTTCCACCGGGAACAGTTCTTCGCTCAAGGTGGCCGCCATGTGCTGGCGCAGCGTGGGGAAGCCGAGCGGGTGGCCGTAGCCGCGCAGGCGGTTGGCCGGAATGCGCATGGCCTGGCGCACGGCGTCGAGGATGGTGTCTTCGCCATACCACTCGGGCGGCAGCCAGCCGGCGCCCACCGGCAGCGCGTCCGAGACGCCGGAATACAGGTCGGGCGTGAGGGCGTCGATGGCGCTGGGCGTGATGTGGGCGGCGGCCGGCAACAGCGTGGCCGGCAAGTCCTGGCGCGCCACGAAGTAGCCTGAACCGCGCCGCGAGGACAGCAAGCCCAGGGTCACCAGCCGGTCGTAGGCTTCCACCACTGTAAAGGTGCTGACGCCATTACACTTGGCGAACTGCCGCACCGACGGCATCTTAGTGCCCACGCGCAACTCACGGCGCTCGACCATGGCGCTGATGGCGGCGACGATCTGCTCGACCAGGCTGCCTTTCTGCCGGCGCTCGATCGCCACGCAGGGCCAGCTTCCCGGCCCGGCGGGTTGATCGATCACAGGACTTGCTTGTTCCATCCTTGACTCCACGCAGCGAAAGTAAAACTGTAGTGTTTTTGTTGCCAGTACGGTTGGACAGTTTGATGAATTGTGTATCTGTGCCATAGTTGTTGCGCTGTCTATTATTGCATCATCATTTTGCCAACTGGTAAATTTTTTTTACGGTCTGTCAAAAAAATCCGAAAGCAGTTGTTTCATAGGAGATGTGATGAACGAGTCCCGACCAGAATCGATGGCGTCTTTCTGGATGCCATTCACCAACAACCGCGATTTCAAGGCCAACCCGCGCCTGCTGGTGTCGGCGGAAGGCATGTACTACAAGGACGTGGACGGCCGCAGCATCCTGGACGGCACGGCCGGCCTGTGGTGCGTGCCGTGCGGCCACGCCCAGCCGAAGATCGTCGCCGCCGTGCGCGAGATGGTCGGCCAGCTCGATTTCGCGCCGACCTTCCAGATGGGCCATCCGGCCGCCTTCGACCTCGC is a genomic window containing:
- a CDS encoding PLP-dependent aminotransferase family protein — encoded protein: MEQASPVIDQPAGPGSWPCVAIERRQKGSLVEQIVAAISAMVERRELRVGTKMPSVRQFAKCNGVSTFTVVEAYDRLVTLGLLSSRRGSGYFVARQDLPATLLPAAAHITPSAIDALTPDLYSGVSDALPVGAGWLPPEWYGEDTILDAVRQAMRIPANRLRGYGHPLGFPTLRQHMAATLSEELFPVEAEQILLTHGATHAFDLALRTLTKPGDTVFVEDPGYSNLLSLIRHHGCIAVGIPRGEHGLDLDLLAQQAALVQPKLMFVNTVLQNPLGTSLSAAQAHRLLALAEQFDFWLVEDDIYRELAPRGEASLAAMDGLRRVIRVGSFSKTLSPVLRVGSISASASLIPELLRVKMLAGLTTSEINERAVYHAITARPYKRMVDKLTTQLDTGRERATASLGDAGMTLLARPRGGMFVSAGWQDAPTPEWNGKIIADMALKHGILLSPCDFFMLRAPESIWFRFNVAYADHPRLQTFLRRLCRQ